GACCCGCCACTTCTTCCACTGACGAGTCGAGACCGGACGATCCGAACCTGACTGGCGGCCCGCAATGGCCCTGCAACTGACCGAGACCGAGTACGTGGACGAGGATTTCGCCGACGTCGACCTGACCGGCCAGGAGCTGGCGGACATCACCTTCACCGGGTGCGACTTCACCGAGGCCGCCCTGGTGGGGGTGCACACCCGCCGGGTGACGTTCACCAACTGCCGGTTTCGGGGGACCGAGCTGTACGACAGCACCCACCGGTCCACCTCGTTCGCCTCGTGCACGTTCGAACGGGCCGCGCTGCACGGGATGTCGCTGCACGGCTGCCGGCTGACCGGGTCCAGCTTCACCGACTGCCGGACCCGGCCGCTGACCATCCGGGACTGCGATCTGACCCTGGTCTCGCTGGCCGGGGCGAACCTGGCCGGGGTCGATCTGTCCGGCTTGCGGCTGCGCGAGGCCAATCTGGTGCGGGCCGACCTGTCCGGGTGCGACCTGCGCGGGGCCGACCTGACCGGCGCGCGGGCCGAGCGGCTCAACCTGACCGGCGCCGATCTGCGCGGCGCCCGGGTCGACGCCGGGCTGTGGGTGGCGGCCGTGCTGACCGGCGCCCGGGTGGACATCGACCAGGCCGTGCTGTTCGCCGCCGCGCACGGCCTGGCCATCGGCTCGGCCGAGGACTGACCGGCGCCGGCGCCGACGACCCGGGGCGGTCCACGGGCCTCGGCCTGTCGCGCGGCGGGCGTTCCGGCCGGTCGGGTAGAACTGGTCGCGGGACCCGGACCGGCCGCGTTCTCGCAGATGGCGGGGAGGATCGAGTGCGACAGGGACGGACCTGGGTCCTGGTCTGGTCGGTGCTGCGATTCGCGATGGCCGCGGCCGTGGTCGCCGCCATCGTCGGGCAGCTCATCCGCAGCGTCGGGATCTCCGCGGACAAGGGGTGGCCGATCGCGGGGACCGTGATCGACTTCTTCAGCTTCTTCACCATCGCGTCCAATTGCGGGTCGGTGCTGGCCCTGACCATCGGCGGGATCATCGGCCTGTCCCGGGCGCGCGTGGATCCCCGATGGTTCGCCGTCCTGCTGGCCTGCGTGAGCACGTACATGCTGATCACCGGTCTGGTCTACAACCTGCTGCTGCGCAACATCCCGCTGCCGCAGGGCAGCACGGTGCCCTGGTCGAACGAGATCCTGCACGTGTGGGCGCCGCTGTTCCTGCTGTTGGACGTCGTCCTGGCGCCCAAACGGCGGGTGGCGCCCTGGTCCACGCTGGGCGCGATCATCGTCTTCCCGGTGATCTGGGCGATCTACACGCTGGTCCGCGGGCCCCTGGTGCACGACTTCCGCACCGGCAACGACTGGTGGTACCCCTACCCGTTCCTCAACCCGCACGTGCAGCCCTGGGGCTACGGCAGCGTCGCCCTGTACGTGCTGGGCATCGCCGTCGCGGTGATCGGCATCGGCGCGTTCGTCGTGGCCATGAGCCGACGCTTCGGCGTGTCCGACCGGACGCCCGCCGCGATCAGCTGACCGCCCGCACCCGCCGCTCCGACCCGCTTCGACCCGACCTGGCCTGACAGTGAGGATGTAGGGGTGGATCGCCGTCGAGCTTCGGCTTGACTCGTGCCCTGACTGACCGTGGTGTCCTGAACGGGATGTGTCGGCCGGGGTTCGGCGGCGATCTCGGCACCTGCCGGACGGGCGTCGTGACCTTATAGGAGCCTGGCCAGAGGCCCCGTCACTGTCTTGTCCGCCCGCCCGACCGGCGCGTGCCGCCCTTCCCGGTTCAGCGACAGGACGGCAGGTCAACGATGACAGCAGTACAAGCGGAGCGACAAGCAGACTCATCGGCGGTCGAGGTGGTCGGCGGTGTGGACACCCATAAGGACACCCACACCGCGGCAGCGGTGGACACCGCGGGGCGGGTGTTGGGGTCGGCCCAGTTCCCCACCGACGCCGCCGGCTACCGGGCGTTGCTACGGTGGCTGCGCGGGTTCGGGACGCTGCTGCTGGTCGGTGTCGAGGGCACCGGTGTCTACGGGGCCGGCCTGGCCCGATTGCTGGCCGCCCAGGGCGTGGCCATGGTCGAGGTCGACCGGCCCGACCGCAAGGCCCGCCGGTGGCAGGGCAAATCCGATCCCGTCGATGCCGAGGCTGCGGCCCGGGCCGCGTTGGCCCGGGTGCGCACCGGGCTGCCCAAGCATCGAGACGGTCGTGTCGAGGCGCTGCGGGCATTGCGGGTGGCGCGCCGTTCGGCCGTCGGGCAACGCGCTGACGTGCAGCGACAGATCAAGGCGCTGATCGTCACCGCACCGGAATCGCTGCGCGCCCAGCTGCGGGCGTTGCCCGACCGAGAACTGATCAAGGTCTGCGCCGACCAGCGGCCGGACCGTGCCGGTGCCGGCGATCCGGGCACGGCCACCAAGATCGCGCTGCGCTCTCTTGCTCGGCGCCACCGGGCGCTCAGCGTCGAGATCGCCGATCTCGACGAGCTGCTCGGTCCGCTCGTGGCCCAGATCAACCCCGGGCTGCTCGCACTCAAAGGCATCGGTCCCGACGTGGCCGGGCAGATGCTCGTCACGGCCGGCGAGAATGCCGACCGCCTCACCAACGAGGCCGCCTTCGCGATGCTGTGCGGCGTGGCGCCCTTGCCTGCTTCGTCGGGCAGGACGACCCGGCACCGGCTCAACCGCGGCGGAGACCGAGCCGCCAATAGCGCACTCTGGCGCATCGTCATCACCCGCATGGGCACCGATGATCGAACCAAGAACTACATCGCCCGACGCACCGCCCAGGGGCTGACCAAGCCCGAGATCATCCGCTGCCTCAAGCGATATGTCGCCCGAGAAGTCTTCCTCGCGCTTACGTCCGCGTCCGCAGAAAAACGACCCGCCAAAGCAGCTTGACAACCATAGGAGCATCCCGACCCGACCCGGTCAGGCCGGCGGCGCGGACGCGTCCGGGGTGACCCGATGCCAGCGGCGCCACGGCCACCACCAGCGGCGCGCGCCCGTGCCGTGCGGCGCAGCGGCGGATTCGGACCCCGCCGCCGGTTCGGCCGCCGGTTCGGCCGCCGGTTCGGCCGCCGGTTCGGCCGCCGGTTCGGCCGCCGGTTCGGCTGCCGGGTCCTCCGCCGGGTCCGCCGAAAGGGCGGCGGCCCGCTCGTGCAGGCGGGCCCGGACATCGTCCGGTTCGTAGGCCCGGCGCTCGCGCTGGTCGCGGGCCACGATCACGCCGGTGGCCGCGACGCCGGCCAGTCCGGCCAGCCCCACCCACTTCCACACCCGATTCGCCACGGCGTCACGGTAGCGGGACGGCGGCCCGCTGCGGGCCGCAGGTGCGGCCGGAGGTTAGGTTGACCCGGTGCCCGATCAGACCCGCCCGGGATCGACCAGCCTGGACGAGGCGGTGGAGCTCACCCGCACCGGCGACGTGTGGTTGTTCCGCGGCCGGACGCTGGCCGACCGCACCATCCGCACCCTGACCAACGCGCCGGTCAACCACGTCGGCATGGCCGTGGTGATCGACGACCTGCCCCCGCTGATGTGGCACGCCGAACTGGGGCGTTCCCTGCCGGATCTGTGGGCCGGCAAGCGCCAGCGCGGGGTGCAGCTGCACGACCTGCGGGACGCGGTGACCGTCTGGGACACCCGGTACGGCGCCCAGGCCTGGTTCCGTCAACTGGTGCCGGAGGCCACCGCGGCCATGGAGGACGCAGTGCTCACCACCATCGCCCGGCTGGACGGCGCGCCGTTCCCGAGCACCTGGAAGCTGACCAAGAGCTGGGCCACCGGCCGGCTGCGCTACCACAAGGACACCGAGACGATCTACTGCGCCGAGGTGGTTGCGGCGACCTACCAGGCGATGGGCCTGCTGCCCGGGCACCGGCCGCAGAACTGGTACGACCCGGGCAAGTTCTGGAGCGGCGACGGCCTCACGCTCGAGGGCGGCGCGACACTCGGCCCGGAGATCGCCGTCCGGTCGGACGCGGCGGGGTGAGATAGTGCCGTTCGTGATCGATTCATGACCGCCGTGCTGCTGGACGGCCGAGCCACCCTGGCCGCGATCAAGCTGGAACTGCGGGAGCAGGTCGCGGCCCTGGCCGCCCGGGGGATCGTGCCCGGCCTGGGCACCGTGCTCGTCGGCGACGACCCGGCCAGCCGCTGGTACGTCGCCGCCAAGCACCGGGACTGCGCCGAGATCGGCGTCGCCAGCATCCAACGCGAGTTGCCGGCCGGGTCCACCCAGGCGCAGGTCGAGGCCGTCGTCGACGAGCTCAACGCCGACCCCGCCTGCACCGGGTTCCTGGTTCAGCAGCCCACCGGCCTGGACGAGTTCGCGATCCTGTCCCGGGTCGATCCGGCCAAGGACGTGGACGGGTTGCACCCGTACAACCTGGGGTCGCTGGTCCTGGGCCACGCCGCGCCGCTGCCCTGCACCCCGATCGGCATCATCGAGCTGCTGCGCCGCTACCGGGTCCGGCTGGCCGGCGCGCACGTGGTGGTGATCGGCCGCGGGATCACCGTGGGCCGCCCGCTGGGCCTGCTGCTGACCCGGCGCAGCGAGAACGCGACCGTCACCCTGTGCCACACCGGCACCCGCGACCTGGCCGCGCTGGTCCGGCAGGCCGATGTCGTCGTCGCCGCGGCCGGCGCCCCCGCCCTGGTGACGGCCGACATGGTCAAGCCGGGCGCGGCGGTGCTGGACGTGGGGGTCAGCCGGGTCGACGGCAAGATCGTCGGCGACGTGGCCCCCGGCGTCGGCGAGGTGGCCGGGTTCCTCGCGCCCAATCCGGGTGGGGTCGGCCCGATGACCAGGGCCATGCTGCTGACCAATCTGGTCGAGGCCGCCGGGGCTCGCGAACCGGCCGTCGATCAGGCCCGATGACCACCGGCCGGGCGATGGTGCGGGCCATCCCGATCACCATCGTGTTGGCCATCGTGGCGTTCGGGCTGGTGCTGATCGCGCTGGCCTACTGGCGGCGCGGTACCGCGGCCCTGGCCCTGGCCATGCTGCTGGCCGGGCTGCTGCGGGCGGTGCTGTCCGAGCGGGTGATCGGGGTGCTGGCGGTGCGCGGCAAGGGCTTCGACGTCAGCTTCTACCTGCTGGTCGGGGCGATGATGGCGACCCTGGCCGTCACGGTGCCCTGACCGCCGGCGGTCACGGCTCCTGCAGCAACCGGCCGAACACGCCGGCCAGCACGGCCGCCTCCTGGTCGGAGATCTGATCGGTGAAGGCCCGCTCCACGCCCGCGATGTGCACGACGGCGGCGCTGCGCAGGGCGGCCCGTCCGGCGCGAGTGAGCTTGACCACCACGCCGCGGCCGTCGTGCGGGTCCGGCAGGCGCTCGACCAGCCCCTCGTCGGCCAGCCGGGCGACCTTGCGGGACAGCCCCGGCTGGGACAGCACCACCCGGTCGACCAGGTCCCGCAGGCGCAGCCGGCCGCCGTGCTCCGCGAGCTGAACCAGCACGTCATAGGTGGACAGCGGGATCTTGCCCGCGTCCTCCAGTTCCTGCCCCAGGCGCTGCATCAGCCGGGCCTGGCACTGCAGCAATCCCTCCCAGGCGGCCTTGCGATCTCCCGAGAAACTCCGCTGGCTGCCGGCTGCGGCTGACCCCATGCGTCCCCCCACACTTGCCGGGTACTGACTTGTCCGTGAGCTGTTTCCCCGACCCGCCGACGCGCATGCACCTGTCCTGACGGTACGGTCTGCGCGGAGATCTCGCACCACTCTTCGGGCCCGTGTCGAGCCTTGTCCCGGGCCCGTGGCAGGACCTGGGCGCAGCAGTTCGGACTGGTATCGAGAAGGAGTACGCGGCATATGGCGAAGATCAAGGTCGAGGGAACGGTCGTCGAGCTGGACGGCGACGAGATGACCCGGATCATCTGGCAGTTCATCAAGGAGAAGCTGATCCTGCCGTACCTGGACGTGAACCTGGAGTACTACGACCTGGGGATCGAGAGCCGGGACGACACCAACGACCAGATCACCATCGATGCCGCGCACGCCATTCAGAAGCACGGCGTGGGCGTCAAGTGCGCCACCATCACCCCGGACGAGGCCCGGGTGGAGGAGTTCGGCCTCAAGAAGATGTGGCGCTCGCCCAACGGCACCATCCGCAACATTCTCGGCGGCGTGATCTTCCGCGAGCCGATCATCATCTCCAACATCCCCCGGCTGGTCCCCGGCTGGACCAAGCCGATCATCGTGGGCCGCCACGCCTACGGCGACCAGTACCGGGCCACCGACTTCCGGTTCCCCGGCGAGGGCACCCTGACCATCACCTTCACGCCCAAGGACGGCTCCAAGCCGATCGAGCACGTGGTCTTCGAGTCGCCCAGTTCCGGTGTCGCGCAGGCGATGTACAACCTGGACGACTCGATCCGCGACTTCGCCCGGGCCTCGCTGAACTACGGTCTGTCCCGCAAGTACCCGGTGTACCTGTCCACCAAGAACACGATCCTCAAGGCCTACGACGGCCGGTTCAAGGACCTGTTCCAGGAGGTGTTCGACGCCGAGTTCATCGGGGCCTTCAAGGAGGCCGGCATCACCTACGAGCACCGGCTGATCGACGACATGGTCGCCTCCGCCCTGAAGTGGGAGGGCGGCTACGTCTGGGCCTGCAAGAACTACGACGGCGACGTCCAGTCGGACACGGTGGCCCAGGGCTTCGGCTCGCTCGGCCTGATGACCTCCGTGCTGATGACCCCGGACGGCAAGACCGTCGAGGCCGAGGCCGCGCACGGCACCGTCACCCGGCACTACCGGCAGCACCAGGCGGGCAAGCCGACCTCGACCAACCCGATCGCTTCGATCTACGCCTGGACCGGCGGCCTCAAGCACCGCGGCAAGCTCGACGGCACGCCGGAGGTCACCGGTTTTGCCGAGGCCCTCGAAGATGTCGTCATCAAGACCGTCGAGGGCGGCAAGATGACCAAGGACCTGGCCCTGCTCGTCGGTCCGGACCAGGAGTGGCTGACCACCGAGGACTTCCTGGTGGCCCTGGACGAGAACCTGGCCACTCGCCTGGGCTGACGCCCGCCCTGGTGGGTTCGCTGATCGCGGGTTGGCGGGTCGCGGGTTCGCTGACCGGAAAATCAACGTGCCGTTGGGCAGCCAAGGGTGACCCGTGGTGGTGACCATCGGGTTGAGTGGGTGTCGGGTTTAGGCGGCCGCGGTCAGGGTGACGTTGAAGCCGAGGGCTTCGAGTTGCCGGACGTGGTTACGGGTTCGGCGTCCGATGTCGATGCGTTGGTCGTTGAAGTCGACGCCGAGGTCGTGGAAGGTCGTGCCGGGGTTGGCGAGCAGGTGCCAGATGATGACAAGGATGGATCGGGCGATGGCGACGATCGTTTTGAGTTTGCCGCGGCGTTTGATCAGGCGTCGATAGCGTTCTCCCAGGAAGGTTTGGGTCTTGCCGCCGGTCGCGGCCGCTTCACCGAGCACGGCGCGCAGGTAACGGTTGCCCTTGCCGGTCTTACCGGTTGTTGATCGTTTCCCGGACTGGATCGTGCGGGGGCACAGCCGGGTCCAGGACACCAGATGGCCAGCGGTCGGGAACCGGCTCATGTCCAGCCCGATCTCGGCGATGATGACCTGTGCGTTGCTTGGGCCGATCCCGGGTATCTGGTCCAGGATCTTGATCATGTCTGCGGCCGTCGGCGGTGTCCGGCGCTGGGCCGCCTCGTCGGCGGGTGCGTTCGCCCTCGTACCGGGCCGAGTTTGGCCATCCGGTGCGGGGCGGTCCGGATCGGGGGTGTTACCGGCCGGCAACCTGGCCAGGAGTGCCTCGATGCGTGCGGTCAGGACGTCGATCTGATCGGTCAGCGTGTCGATCTGATGCAGCAGCATCCGGGCCAGCTCGGCGTGATGATCGTCGAACTGACCGGTCAGCGACTCGACCAGGTCGGCGTGCTTGAGCCGCATCCGGCCGCGGGCCATGCCGGCCAGAACCCGCGGGTCCCGCTGGCCCGCGATCAGGGCCTCAATCATGTCCCGGACGGACAGGGTGTCGATCCTGCTCGCCACGGAGGTGACCTTGATCAGGGCGTCCTCCAGCAGCTTCTCCAGCCGTTGCCAGTACCTGGTCCGGTCGCCGGTCAGATCGGCCCGCATCCGGGTGTAGTCGCGCAACTGCCGGACCTGCGCTGATGGCACGAACGATGGACGCAACAGCCCCTTCTCGGTGAGCTTGGCCAACCACACACTGTCCAGCTTGTCCGTTTTGGGGCGACCGGGGACGTTCTTGACATCGCGGGCATTGACCAACTGCACGTCCAGGCCATGAGCTTCCAGCAGATAGAACCAGATCCGCCAGTAGTCCGAGGTCGATTCCAGGGTCACCTTCTCGATGCCCTGGTCTGACAGCTGTGCGGCCAGGCCCAGGACCGCTCTGGTTCGGGCCGGGACGTCCCAGACTTTGCTCACTCGCCGACCCGTCCCGGACGCGGCTGGTACGCGAACGCAGACTGTGCCCGAGTCCTTGCCCACGTCGATCGCGCAGACCCGCTGCACGATCTGTTCATGGGGTTCGTCGAGGATCTCCTCGACCTGTTTGGTCATCACACCGCGTCGCTCCTTCCCTGAGGTGCACCACCGCCACGGCGGGCTGCCCGGGGGCCTCGGTCGGGAACCGAAAATCTGACCGGCGTGCTCGAAGCAACAGTGCGTGACCCGTCAAGGTCGGGCCCCGGCGCCAGACTGATCAACGGGCTCGAAGCTCAAGCGAACGAATCGGCGTCGACAGGCAACCCACCACCCATTTTCACGCCGTCGTGGCGTCACCGGAAGGGACAGGGTGACTGATCAAAGCCGCGCGGAACCGGACGTTTCCTGGGCCTGGCCGCGGCTTTGATCAGCGAACCGCGGTGGTTCGCGGACGAAAGCCGCGCGGAACCGGGCATTTCCTAGGCCTGGCCGCGGCTTTGATCAGTCACCCTGTCCCTTCCGGTGACGCCACGACGGCGTGAAAATGGGTGGTGGGTTGCCTGTCGACGCCGATTCGTTCGCTTGAGCTTCGAGCCCGTTGATCAGTCTGGCGCCGGGGCCCGACCTTGACGGGTCACGCACTGTTGCTTCGAGCACGCCGGTCAGATTTTCGGTTCCCGACCGAGGCCCCCGGGCAGCCCGCCGTGGTGGTGGTGCACGCTCGGGAAGGGAGACACGCGGTGTGATGACCAAACAGGTCGAGGAGATCCTCGACGAACCTCACGAACGGATCGTGCAGCGGGTCTGCGCGGTCGACGTGGGCAAGGACTCGGGCACAGTCTGCGTTCGCGTACCAGCCGCGTCCGGGACGGGTCGGCGAGTGAGCAAAGTCTGGGACGTCCCGGCCCGAACCGGAGCGGTCCTGGGCCTGGCCGCACAGCTGTCAGACCAGGGCATCGAGAAGGTGACCCTGGAATCGACTTCGGACTACTGGCGGATCTGGTTCTATCTGCTGGAAGCTCATGGCCTGGACGTGCAGTTGGTCAATGCCCGCGATGTCAAGAACGTCCCCGGTCGTCCCAAAACGGACAAGCTGGACAGTGTGTGGTTGGCCAAGCTCACCGAGAAGGGGCTGCTGCGTCCATCGTTCGTGCCATCAGCGCAGATCCGGCAGTTGCGCGACTACACCCGGATGCGGGCCGATCTGACCGGCGACCGGACCAGGTACTGGCAACGGCTGGAGAAGCTGCTGGAGGACGCCCTGATCAAGGTCACCTCCGTGGCGAGCAGGATCGACACCCTGTCCGTCCGGGACATGATCGAGGCCCTGATCGCGGGCCAGCGGGACCCGCGGGTTCTGGCCGGCATGGCCCGCGGCCGGATGCGGCTCAAGCACGCCGACCTGGTGTTGACCACCGCTCTGGATGACGGCCGCTGACCTGTCTTTCGTCATGGGTGCTGCCGACGAACGTGCGCGGGTGTGCTGGCGGGTTGAGTCCGGTCGTCGTCACCGTCAGTGTGACCAGCATCGGAAATGGACAACGGCCCTCCCGCCGACGTGTCCGGGAAGACCTGTGCGGGAGGGCCGTGCTCGGATGCACGGAGGCACCCGTTGGTCACGGTAGAGGCGAATCAGGATCTGGTCGAGTCCCGGCTGACGGGCGGCGGCGTGCCGTGCCCGGTCTGCCCAGGTGTGCTGGCCCCTTGGGGGTGGGCTCGCCGGCGTGACGTCCGAGGCGTCGGGTTACTGCGGCCCCGCCGAGCCAGGTGTTCGTCGTGCCTGATCACGCACGTGCTGCTGCCGGTCACGGTGCTGCTGCGGCGGGCCGACGCGGCCGCGGTGATCTGGGCGGCGCTGGTCGCCCGGTCGGCCGGCCACGGGCACCGGGCGGTCGCCGTCCTGGTCGGGGCGCCGGCGCCGACGGTCCGGGGCTGGTTGCGACGGATGAGCACCCGGTTGGAGCCGGTGCGGGTGCACTTCACCGTCGCTGCCCGGCGGGCCGGGGTGGACCAGCCGGCCCCGGACGCGACTGGCGACGCCTGGCGGGACGTGGTGGCCGCGGTCGCCGCGGCCTGGGTGGCGATCGCGTCCCGGTTCGGGTCGGCCGGTTTGGTCGGCACAGTGACGGCCGGACAGGTCGCCTGTGCGTCCTCGGGCGGCCGGCTCCTGTCCCCGGGTTGGCCCCGGCTCTCGACACCGTGTTGATCAACACGAGTTGCCCCTGACGTCACCGGTGTTGGTCCGGGATCGTCGCGAAGGCCGTTGCCCGGCAACACCTGCCGGGCGGTGAAGCGACGACGAGGACGGGTGTGGTTGATGAGTGTGGACACGGTCAAGCAGCGGGAACGGGCGCAGCAGATCGCGTTGTTCCGATATCAGTTGATCTGCCCGGCGCTGGAACCGGGCCTGTCGACCAAGCAACGCGGACGGGTCGTTCGGGCGATCGCCGACCGGGAACACGACGGCCCGTTCGGCGGCCGGGTCCGATACTCGCGGGAGTCGTTGGACCGGTGGATCCGCCGGTACCGGGCCGGCGGGTTCGAAGGTCTGTGCCCGTCGCCCCGGGAACCCGGCACCCGGATCGACACCGGCGTGTTCGAGCTGGCCGCCGGTCTGAAACGGGAGAACCCGGCCCGCACGGTCGCCCAGGTCGCCCGGATCCTGCGATCCTCGACCGGCTGGTCACCGTCGGAAACGACGCTGCTGCGGCATTTCCACCGGCTGGACCTGATGGTGCCCGGCGGCGCCGGGCCGGCCGTGTTCGGCCGGTTCGAAGCGGCCGATTGCAACGAACGGTGGGTCGGCGACGCCCTGCACGGGCCCAGGGTCGCCGGCCGGAAAACGTACTTGTTCGCGTTCCTGGACGACCACAGCCGGGTGGCCGTGGGGTATCGGTTCGGGTTCGCCGAGGACACCGTCCGGCTGGCCGCGGCCCTGCAACCCGCGTTGGGCAGCCGCGGCGTCCCCGGCTCGGTCTACGTCGACAACGGGTCCGCGTTCGTCGACAACTGGCTGCTGCGGGCCTGCGCGGTGCTCGGGATCCGGCTCGTCCACAGCCGTCCGGGGCAGCCGCAGGGGCGGGGCAAGATCGAACGCTGGTTCCGCAGCGTGCGCGACCAGTTCCTGGTCGAGATCGATGACAGCACCGCCGACCAGATCCGGGATACCGGGATGACCCCCGCCGGCGCCCTGCTGGAACTCAACGGGTTGTTCACCGCCTGGGTCGAGGCGTCCTATCACCACCACGTGCATTCCGAGACCGGGCAGAGCCCCTTGCAACGCTGGACCGACGGGTGGCAGCGGGCCGGCCGGTCTCCGGCGATGCCGACCCCCGCGGATCTGACCGAGGCGTTCCTGTGGTCCGAACAACGCGTGGTCACCAGGACCGCGACGGTGTCGCTGCACGGCAACACCTACCAGGTTCAGGCGGGGCTGGTCGGTCGGAAAGTCGAGTTGGTGTTCTCCCCGTTCGATCTGGAAACCCTGCGGGTCCGCTACGACGGCCGGGACCACGGGCCGGCGGTGCCGCATCGGATCACCCGGCACACCCATCCCAAGGCCAGACCCGAGACCCCTGAACCGGCAACGACACCGCGGACGGGGATCGACTACCTGGCGCTGGTCGCGCAGGACCACCAGCAACAGATCAGTGCCGACCAGAAGATCAACTATCACGCCCTCTACCCAGGTGAGCTGCCCGGGCAGCGCAGCATCGACGACGCCCTGGCCGACCTCAACGGCAACGACGGCAACGACGGCAACGACGGCAACGACGATGGTCAGGCGGTGGCCCGGTGAGCGTGCAACGCCTTCAGGCCCACTACGGCTTCACCCGGATGCCGTTCGGCCGGAACCTGGCCCCGGGCATGCTGCATCGGCACCGCGGACTGGGCGAAGCGATCGCCCGGATCAGCTGGTGCGTCGACCAACACGCCCTCGGCGTGATCACCGGCGAGGTCGGCGCCGGCAAGACCGTCGCCGTCCGCGCCGCCACCGCCGCCCTGGACAGCAGCCGGCACGTCGTCATCTACCTGCCCAACCCGTCCGTCGGGGTCCGCGGCATGCTCCACCACATCGTCGCCGCCCTGGGCCGGACCCCGTCGTTCTACACCTCGATCCTGGCCCCGCAAGCCGCCGACGCCCTCGCGGCCGAACACGCCGAACGCGGCCGCACCCCCGTGGTCGTGATCGATGAGGCGCACCTGTTGGACAACCAGCAACTCGAAGCACTGCGCATGCTGTCCAACCACGACATGGACTCCGGCAGCCCGTTCGCCGCGCTGCTCGTCGGGCAACCCACCCTGCGGCACCGGCTGCGCCTCGGCGTGCTCGCCGCGCTGGACCAACGGATCTCGGTGCGCTGCACCCTGACCGGGATGACCGACCAGGAAACCGCGGA
This genomic window from Nakamurella multipartita DSM 44233 contains:
- a CDS encoding DDE-type integrase/transposase/recombinase, whose product is MSVDTVKQRERAQQIALFRYQLICPALEPGLSTKQRGRVVRAIADREHDGPFGGRVRYSRESLDRWIRRYRAGGFEGLCPSPREPGTRIDTGVFELAAGLKRENPARTVAQVARILRSSTGWSPSETTLLRHFHRLDLMVPGGAGPAVFGRFEAADCNERWVGDALHGPRVAGRKTYLFAFLDDHSRVAVGYRFGFAEDTVRLAAALQPALGSRGVPGSVYVDNGSAFVDNWLLRACAVLGIRLVHSRPGQPQGRGKIERWFRSVRDQFLVEIDDSTADQIRDTGMTPAGALLELNGLFTAWVEASYHHHVHSETGQSPLQRWTDGWQRAGRSPAMPTPADLTEAFLWSEQRVVTRTATVSLHGNTYQVQAGLVGRKVELVFSPFDLETLRVRYDGRDHGPAVPHRITRHTHPKARPETPEPATTPRTGIDYLALVAQDHQQQISADQKINYHALYPGELPGQRSIDDALADLNGNDGNDGNDGNDDGQAVAR
- a CDS encoding ExeA family protein; its protein translation is MSVQRLQAHYGFTRMPFGRNLAPGMLHRHRGLGEAIARISWCVDQHALGVITGEVGAGKTVAVRAATAALDSSRHVVIYLPNPSVGVRGMLHHIVAALGRTPSFYTSILAPQAADALAAEHAERGRTPVVVIDEAHLLDNQQLEALRMLSNHDMDSGSPFAALLVGQPTLRHRLRLGVLAALDQRISVRCTLTGMTDQETADYLTHHLKIAGRSDTLFSGDATTLIHNAARGYPRAINNLAINALTAAFARNQAIVDEKSARAAIAETGGE